GCACTCCATTTCCCCCGGCCCGTCCGGTTTATCGTCTTTGTCTTCACCATTATCCGGCCGGTACGGCGGATTTCCGTATTCGCCCGTTGCCGTTATCATTAACGTGTTCATCGTACAGGTAACCGTCTGCATTACGAATAAAAGCAGAACGTACCATTTTATGTATCGCGGATATTGTTTCACCTCACCATACCACTTGTTCATTCTTGTTTTTTTATTGTTTCGGCCGGACATGGATGCCGCCCCTTTAAGAATCACGAGACTCTTATGACGCCGGCCGGACGGTTAAAACCGGATAAAGTATAGCAGAAATCAAAGATTTGTAAAAGAGAAAATCCAGGCCGCATGATGATTGACACCGGCACGTCTTGCATGTATAATATATCCCGAAAAATCATTACAAACCGACAAGGAGCATACGATGAGACGCATCCCGTATCGATTGACGATTATTCTTTCATTCCTTTTTTTGGCGTTCTTTCTGGTTTCCTGCCCCGATTCATCGTCGGGAGGCGGCGGAAACGGCGACCCGACCCCGACGCCCTCCCCCGCACCCGGCACACCGGCCCTGGTCAATTTTGAAGCGGACCAGCAGGATGACATCAGGTGTGCGAGTTACATAGACCCTTTCATCCCGAACGGTGACTATACGATTTTCGACGCCGCCGGGGAAATGGATGACCAATGCCGGTTGATATGGTCGTATGACAATGAGAACGTCCATGACGGGACAGCGGCCCTCAAAACGGAGGGGATGCTGGTGACGGGGGTAAACGGAGACAACGACCGCGCCACCTGCCAGTTCATGATCGCCCTGACCGGGACCCCCCACGGTACGGATCCCCTTGTCGGGGACGGTTCTTATCTGACTCTGGCGAATAAAACGGTCACCGCAAAGGTCCATATTCCTGCGGGCTCTCCCATTACCGCGTGCATGATCATCCTTTTCAACTCCGGCGCGGGTGAAACCGCGCTTACTCACTATGCATCCGTCTCCGAGGGCTGGAACGATGTCTCCTATGGTTTCGATGGATCGGGCAACGTCATCTCGATCAATGGCACATCCGTGGGACCATTGGCGCCAGGCGGTGCGTTCAATATCGCAAATGTGAGATGTGTCGAATTCCGTCTCGGCGGCCCGACATCGGAAAGCGGGGTCGCGGGAAGCGCGGACTGCACCATCGACAGCATCAACTGGTAGGCCGGGGCCGGACCATGGCCGGGTGAGGCCTCAAAACCGCACATATATTCACGCGGAAACGAAAGGAGTGATCATGAACAAAACAGTGCTGCCCGTTGTTTTCTTTATCCTTGCCTCGTGCGTTTCCGCCCCGGCACCGCCTCCGCCCGGATCTGCCGTTACGGGAATGATCGAAACGATACGGGAAGATTCCGCAGGCGATATTCTGGGCGTGGCCGTCTCCGTTCCGGAGTACCGTGTTCCGGACAATTACGACACATTGAGCGGCGAATACGTCACCCTTTTCAATCAGTTTGTCGACGCCTATAACGACGGGGACTATTCGGACGCCCTCGTCCCGCTTTTCCGTATCATACACACCTATGACGACCTCGGAAAATCCCTTGACGCGATCGGCATATGCTACCTGTCGCTCGAAGAATACGGCAAGGCCGTCCCGTACCTCATCTACGCGGAGGAATCAGGTTACAGCGATGACGTCCGGCTTGAGGAACAGTTTTTTCACGCGTTTTTCGGTATCGGATACAATAAAATGACGTCGGGCGATTACCGTTTTGCACTGGCCTATTTCAAAGAAGCCCTCGGCTGCAAAGCGGACCCCGCGGTAAAAAACAATATCGCCTGGTGCTACACGAGACTTTCCGAATCCGCCCCGTTACACGATTCGATCGGGATACTCGAAAACGCGATCCGCTTTGTTTCCGGCTTCGATGTCGACGACCAATATCTCGAGGATATCGCTTTCCGTTATGTGAAAGCGGTAATCAAGGCGGCAGAAGAAGCCCGTTACGCGAACGCGGCCGGTTTCGCCGAATATGCACTTTCACGCGCCGATTCCCCCTATATACGGCTCAATCTCGGCTTGTTGTACATCCGTATGCGCCGTATTGCCGCGGCCCATGCCGAGTTCGGCCATATTGTCACTCATCATAAAGCGTCCGACGTCTTCGATATCGGTCTGACATTGTATAATGAAACGAAAAGCGTGAGGTACCGCCATGAGGTTGTCTATCCCTTTACCGTCATCCCCGCAGGCGGGACCCAGACGGAAGCCTATGAACTCGAGATCACGGCACGGGTGCCCCAGACCTGCCGCAACCAGAAAACGGAAGCGATCAAGGCGTATGTCAACGGCACAGCGGTCCCCTTCTCCGCCTTAACCGATAATACCGGCAACAGCCTCATCGAGTTTTCGTTGAAAGGACCCGCCCTCAAAAAAGGGAAAAACGAAATCAAAATCACCTCGACCGTCGAAAAAACCAGCATATTCACGGGGCGGGAGGAAATCGAGGCATATTCGATCGGTAATTACAACCGGAACGACCCCTTTTTCAGGCAAAACCTCGCTTCCGACAATAAGGCGGATTATACGCTGCCGGAAATCAGGGCATTCACCAGGGAAATCACATCCCGTATGACATCGGAAAGCGTGCTTGAGAGGGTTTCCGCCGTCTATGACTTTGTCATCGACAAACTTTCATACGTGCTCGATCCCGAAGGAACCGACGAGCTGCGTATCGGCCGCCTCATAAAAAACTCCTACCGCGGCAACTGCCAGGATTATGCCCTGCTGACGATCGCCCTGCTTCGAAGCCTCGGTGTTCCCGCATCGATGTATTGCGGAGACACCTATGATTCCGACATCGGACACGCGTGGGCCGTGTTTTACACACCGGATAAACGCGCGGTCGCCCTGGATGCGACATGGGGCGATCATGAAGACCTGAAAACCCACTACTTTCTTACCGAAAGCAATAAAAACATAACGACGAGTTTTTCATACGATTCGGACATCCTCGAAGACGGAAGAGGAATCAATCTGTTTTCCAAAGGATTTACCGTCGAACTCGGCGACTATTCCTATACGATCGAAATAACCGATTAGTGCGCTTTACTCACATACAGTCCTGAATTATTAATAACGGTTTTTTTCCCGTTTCATTCATTGTGAAATGCCTTATATATATGGTATATTTTCAATATGGGGAAAAAAGCCGTAAAAAAGCATCACAAGCAAAGCCGGGCCTTGTTGAAAAAGGAACTGGAAAAGAAAGAGCGGAAGGCGGAGAAACTGCTTTGTTCGGCTGAAGGCTTCGAGAAGATGCTGGTCAAGACCGATCTGAAAATAACGAAAACCGTCAGGTTTCTCCATGATGTGATCGACGATCTCAGACTCTTTTTCGAACTGGTGCGGGACGTGGTCCGGAATCACTACACGGACATCCCGATCGGATCGGTGATCATTGTCGCCGGCGCCCTCCTCTATTTTCTCGCCCCCCTCGATGTCGTTCCCGATTTTTTCCCCGCGATCGGGTTTACCGACGACATTTCCGTGATTCTTCTCGTTATCCGGCAGGTAAAAAACGATCTCGAGGCCTACAAACAATGGCGGAAAAAGAAAAGAAAAAGCTTTATTCACTGACCGTGGCCGCGGGGATTTCGGGGCCGCTTCTCTTCATTTTTTGGAGGCGCACAATCTTCGGCAGACGGATAAAAAGGCGGTCGTTATAAAAGCCGTCCTTGATTTATTTCATGCGGTTCTTTTTCTCCTCTTTCCTTCGATCAAATCCTTTATGAAAAAAGGCATATAGTAGATGACGAAAATCAACAACCCCACTCCCTGAAGGGAGAGAAGATACCACGGCCATGGTCCCAGAAAATCAAGGAGGCTTCCCGTTTCCGGTTTATGGCACATAAAGAAATAATTGCCTCCCGTCGCCCAATTCAGCGGGGCGATCAGAAGCATAAGGATATTGGTGACGATGAACGTTTTCAGAATCGATTTCCAGGCGGGCCGGTACTTTTCGACAAAGACCATGTAGATGCAGCCCAGAATAATAAGCCCGTGGGCGAAGAAAAACCTGAAATAAACCCAATGGGGGAAGTCATAGGTAAGGTCCGGGGTCAGAAGCGCCTGTGTCGCCCCGGCCAGCCCCCAGAAGTAGAGGAGTTCGAAGACGGTTTTGTTTTTCATGATAAGCATGAAAGGCATAAGAATAATGGCAAAACCGCAAAGATGGAGGGGAAGGGAATCGGCGCACGAAAAAATGCCGTAAGCCGCATACCACACCGATCGTCCGATTTCCTGGACGATGATGACAATCGAAACGGTATAACAGAATATCTTGTTCACTTTCGGATTGTCGAGTTTTTTCAAAATCACGACCATCATAATATTCACGATGACGATAACGATAAGGGCCGCAACGTGGGAAAGGGAAAAGGCTTTGAAGGTATTATTGTAGAAAAATGCAGAAAAATAATCGGGCATTGGGCGCTCCTTTTTAATCAAGGATAATAAATCCACTCATGCATATATGTCAAGTAAATGAAAATGATCTCAGGATGATCCTCAGGGTAAAAACCGGTGAGGACCCGTTTGATGCCGAACGCTCCATCTCATTTAATAAGATTCAATCGCCTCCCGGATTCTTCCCGGTCAGGAGGTGCCTAATATCACGTGCCTATCGGCGCTTTTATAACAGCGAAACCGGATCCACATCGATCTCACAATAAACACCCGTTGCCGTTTTATAAGAAAGGAATGTCTTTTTCACGACACGGTGAAGCCGTCCGAACTCCCGCGATCTGAAAATGAGCTGATAGCGGTAGTTGGCGGATATGATTGATATCGGACACTCGGCCGGGCCGAGAATCTCTGCGAATTCACTGATTTCATTATCGAGGACCGAATACAATGCCTTCGCGGCCGCGCGAGTCTTCCGCATGTCTTTTCCCCTGAAAACGATTCTTATCAACCTCACAAAAGGGGGAAACTCGAGCTCCCTTCTCGCATCGAGTTCAGTTTCGTAATATTCCTCACATCTCATCGACACTGCCATACGGATCGCTTCCGAGTCGGGCCTGATGGTCTGGACAATCACTTTTCCGTCGGGATGAGATCTCCCCGCACGTCCCGATACCTGGACGATCAGGGAAAAGGTCCGTTCGGACGCCCTGAAATCCGGAAGGTTCAGGGCGGTATCCGCCGAGATTATTCCCACGAGTTTTACTTTGGGGAAATTGAGTCCCTTTGCAACCATCTGCGTACCGAGCAACACATCGATCTTTCCCTGCCGGAAATCGGATAAAATCGTTCGAAGCACCCTTTTTTTTCTGACGGCGTCGGTATCTATCCGCCTGACGATGAGATCGGGAAAAATGAGTTTCATCTCCTCCTCTATCTTCTCCGTCCCAAAACCCGAATACCCGACATCCAGCGATTTACATTCGGGACACACCTCGACGGGACGGGTTTTGTATCCGCAGTAGTGGCAGACCATCTCCCCCCGTTGTTTGTGAAAAGTAAGCGAAACGGAACAATGTTTGCATTTCATCTCGTACCCGCACGAGCGGCAATGGAAGTAGTAGGCGAATCCCCTCCTGTTGAGAAAAAGAATCGTCTGCCTTCCTTCATCATGCGTTTTTTTTATTTCTTCAATGAGTTCTCCGGATAACGGTCCTTTTTCGTGCTTCATGTCGACGATTTCGATTGCGGGCATACGGCCGCCGCTCAAACGCTCGGGAAGGAGAATGGATGAGAGTTTCCCCTCTTTCATGCGGTAATATGCCTCAAGCGAAGGCGTGGCGCTTCCCATGATCAACAGCGCTTTTTCACTCGTACACCGGTGCATGGCAACCTGACGGGCATGATAACGCGGTGTCGAGGAGGATTTATACGCGCCTTCATGCTCCTCGTCGACAATAATCAGGCCGAGGCGGGAAACCGGTGCGAAAACGGCACTGCGTGCGCCGACGACAAACCGCGCCCGGCCGGAGAGAATTCTCATCCATTCATTCAGCCGCTGCGACGGGGTCAACCCCGAATGAACGATCGCCACGGCATCGCCGAACCTGCGAAGCAGGATTTCCGACACCTGATGGGTAAGCGAAATCTCGGGGACAAGGTAGATGACATCCCTTCCGCCCCCGAGAACATGTTCCGCCGTCCTGATATACACATCGGTCTTTCCGCTTCCGGTGACGCCGTGAAGATAGAAAGCCCCTTCACGGTGCGAACATATATCGCCGATCGCGGATATCTGCTGCGGCGCGAGTTCGTACTTTTTCGTCCCCCACTCCCCTTCATCCGTAAGACAATAGTCCGGATCTTTTTCCTTTTTACCCCCCGGAAGCATGGCGGCAAGGGCTTCCCCCGGCGAGCACATATACATCGTCGATACCCAGTGAGCGAGATCGAGCAATTTTTCGTCAAAAACACGTGAAGGATCGATGATCCGTTCAATCTCCCTGATCCGGGCGCATCCGGCGGGCGGATCGGAGCGGATACCGACGATATAACCGGTCAGTTTACGGGACCCGAACGGCGCCTGCACCCGTTGACCGGGTTCAGCGGTCAAGCGGTCCGGGAGGACATAGGTGAAGTGTCGTGAAACGGGCAGATTGAAAATAACATCGATATAGGCTTTCATCGGAGACGGATTCAATCTATCATGAAAAACGAATCCCGGACAAGCCCGGAAAAACAGATAAAACGTATTTCACTTGACGCACACCCTCCGCTCCTGTAGGATGGAACGGCTTTGAAGGTTAATCAGGATATTATTGAAAACTTTATCGTTATTGAAGGGCTCGACGGTTCGGGGACGACAACCCAGCTTGATTTCTTCTGCGCGGCGCTTGAAAGGGCGGGTATCCCGCATACCCGTTCGTTCGAGCCCACAAAGGGACCCGTCGGGGGATTAATACGGTCCATCCTTAAAAACAAGATCTCCGTCGACGCTTTGACCATGGCCTTTCTCTTTGCCGCCGACAGGAACGAACATCTCAAGGAGCCCGCCTCAGGTATTCTCTCCGATTGCGGAAACGGAAGAGTCGTTGTCAGCGACCGGTATCTCTTTTCTTCACTCGCCTACCAGTCCGTCCTCTGTGACTTTGATGCCGTGTACACCCTGAACCGGCTGTTCCCCCTTCCTTCGCACCTCTTCTTTCTCGATGTTCCTATCGAAGTCTGTATGGATCGCGTCGGAGGGAGAGCGGAGAAGGAAATTTATGAAACCGCTGCCTTTCAGGAAAAGGTACTTGAGGGTTACGAGAAAACATTCGGGGTGTATGCCGCCTCGGGAATGGCGATTCACCGGATAGACGGGTCACTTGCCCCGGAGGTGGTCTTTCAAAAAATATGGGATATTGCTGGGGAATGGCCGATAATCAAGAGGTGAGGCGCATTTTCTTTTTTCTGTTCATCGTTGTCTGGACGCAAATCCCAGGCTACTCATACCGTATCCTCTATGCGGAACAATACTACCGTCTCTACCATATTCATTTCTACCAGTATCCGGATGATTGTCTGGAAAACATCAATTATCTCGAACATGCCCTCGCGGCGGATTTCTGCAATCCCCTCTACGCGCTTGCCCGGATTGAGAATAAACAGGAATGGGAACGCTACCGCTGCCTTTTCAAAATGCATGTCAACCTGAAACTCACCCAGCTTTACCTCACCCTCGCAAGCGGCTACGACAAACGTATCGCATATTTTTATAATGCACCGTGGAAAGAGCAAAACCTGAAAAGTCTCGCGATAGCGGAAAAACTCTACCGTACTGCGATCACTTATTGGAATGAAGCGCGGCAGTGGTCGTCACGGCTGACCCGTATCTTCCGTTACAACCTCGAGGAAATTCAAAACTGGGAAGACGAACACTACAGGATCCAGACAAAAGAACTGGATTATGACGACATCATTCAATCCCATCTTAAAAGGCTTGCCGCGGTGAGATCACGATTCGAGCACATGGATGATTCGACGTATTGACCGGCTTTTCCCGAAAAACCGGCCGTGATTAAGGCGGCGGGAAAATTCCGAACGTCCTCCAATCCACACGATACACAACCTTCACCGTATCATCGGCGGTGCCGTGATGTCACCCGTAAAAAATCAAGTTTTCTTGTTTACCGGCATGACAAAACAAAAAAAAACCTTTACATTACAATTATATTGAAACAGCGAGGAACGGAAGTGAACGATCGGATAAAAAAGTGTACCGGAATCATCGCCGGAATCAGGGATAATATCACCAGCTATTTTATCGGCAAACGCAAGCAGATCGATCTGATGCTGACGGGATTTATATCGGGTCTGCATGTGCTGGTTTCCGATATCCCGGGTGTGGGAAAAACGACCATGGCTAAATGTCTTGCAGCCAGTACAGGGCTTTCTTTTGCCAGAATCCAGTTTACCCCGGATCTTCTTCCCGGCGATATTGTCGGTATGAATGTATGGGATACGCAGAAAAAGGAATTTATCTACAAACAGGGGGCGATAATGAGTCAGTTCGTACTCGCGGATGAAATCAACCGCGCTTCCCCCCGTACCCAATCGAGTCTGCTTGAAGCAATGCAGGATATGACCGTGTCCATTGACGGAA
The DNA window shown above is from Spirochaetales bacterium and carries:
- the tmk gene encoding dTMP kinase; translated protein: MKVNQDIIENFIVIEGLDGSGTTTQLDFFCAALERAGIPHTRSFEPTKGPVGGLIRSILKNKISVDALTMAFLFAADRNEHLKEPASGILSDCGNGRVVVSDRYLFSSLAYQSVLCDFDAVYTLNRLFPLPSHLFFLDVPIEVCMDRVGGRAEKEIYETAAFQEKVLEGYEKTFGVYAASGMAIHRIDGSLAPEVVFQKIWDIAGEWPIIKR
- a CDS encoding TIGR02206 family membrane protein, coding for MPDYFSAFFYNNTFKAFSLSHVAALIVIVIVNIMMVVILKKLDNPKVNKIFCYTVSIVIIVQEIGRSVWYAAYGIFSCADSLPLHLCGFAIILMPFMLIMKNKTVFELLYFWGLAGATQALLTPDLTYDFPHWVYFRFFFAHGLIILGCIYMVFVEKYRPAWKSILKTFIVTNILMLLIAPLNWATGGNYFFMCHKPETGSLLDFLGPWPWYLLSLQGVGLLIFVIYYMPFFIKDLIEGKRRKRTA
- a CDS encoding DUF1232 domain-containing protein, translating into MGKKAVKKHHKQSRALLKKELEKKERKAEKLLCSAEGFEKMLVKTDLKITKTVRFLHDVIDDLRLFFELVRDVVRNHYTDIPIGSVIIVAGALLYFLAPLDVVPDFFPAIGFTDDISVILLVIRQVKNDLEAYKQWRKKKRKSFIH
- the priA gene encoding primosomal protein N'; amino-acid sequence: MKAYIDVIFNLPVSRHFTYVLPDRLTAEPGQRVQAPFGSRKLTGYIVGIRSDPPAGCARIREIERIIDPSRVFDEKLLDLAHWVSTMYMCSPGEALAAMLPGGKKEKDPDYCLTDEGEWGTKKYELAPQQISAIGDICSHREGAFYLHGVTGSGKTDVYIRTAEHVLGGGRDVIYLVPEISLTHQVSEILLRRFGDAVAIVHSGLTPSQRLNEWMRILSGRARFVVGARSAVFAPVSRLGLIIVDEEHEGAYKSSSTPRYHARQVAMHRCTSEKALLIMGSATPSLEAYYRMKEGKLSSILLPERLSGGRMPAIEIVDMKHEKGPLSGELIEEIKKTHDEGRQTILFLNRRGFAYYFHCRSCGYEMKCKHCSVSLTFHKQRGEMVCHYCGYKTRPVEVCPECKSLDVGYSGFGTEKIEEEMKLIFPDLIVRRIDTDAVRKKRVLRTILSDFRQGKIDVLLGTQMVAKGLNFPKVKLVGIISADTALNLPDFRASERTFSLIVQVSGRAGRSHPDGKVIVQTIRPDSEAIRMAVSMRCEEYYETELDARRELEFPPFVRLIRIVFRGKDMRKTRAAAKALYSVLDNEISEFAEILGPAECPISIISANYRYQLIFRSREFGRLHRVVKKTFLSYKTATGVYCEIDVDPVSLL